In Monodelphis domestica isolate mMonDom1 chromosome 4, mMonDom1.pri, whole genome shotgun sequence, one DNA window encodes the following:
- the LOC100021686 gene encoding olfactory receptor 52A5-like — translation MANGTVFMPSLLTLIGIPGLESVQCWIGIPFCGIYIIALIGNYMLLVIIQSERRLHKPMYLFLAMLGITDIALSTCILPKMLCVFWFHLQEIQFDVCLLQMWLIHTFQGIESGILLAMAMDRYVAICDPLRHGTIFTSQLLTQIGVGVTLRAGILMAPCLLLIKCRLKYYRTTVISHSYCEHMAVVKLAAEDIQVNKAYGLFVAFSILGFDVILILLSYVRIFIAVFHLPQKEARLKAFNTCIAHIFVFLEFYILAFFSFFTHRFGFPIPPYVHILLSNLYLLVPPLLNPIVYGIKTKEIRDQVIKLVIFKNQA, via the coding sequence ATGGCCAATGGAACAGTCTTCATGCCATCCTTATTGACATTGATTGGGATACCTGGCCTGGAGTCTGTGCAGTGCTGGATTGGGATTCCATTTTGTGGTATATATATCATTGCCCTTATTGGGAATTATATGCTCCTGGTGATCATTCAATCTGAGCGTAGACTCCACAAGCCCATGTACCTTTTTCTGGCCATGTTGGGAATCACTGACATTGCCCTTAGCACATGCATCCTTCCCAAAATGTTATGTGTCTTTTGGTTTCATTTGCAGGAGATCCAGTTCGATGTGTGTTTATTACAGATGTGGCTTATCCACACATTCCAGGGCATAGAGTCAGGCATCCTCTTGGCCATGGCTATGGACCGCTATGTAGCCATCTGTGACCCACTGAGGCATGGTACCATCTTTACCTCACAACTCCTCACTCAGATAGGGGTTGGGGTCACCCTAAGAGCAGGTATCCTCATGGCCCCATGCCTCTTGCTCATCAAATGTCGACTAAAATATTACCGAACCACTGTCATCTCCCACTCCTACTGTGAGCACATGGCTGTTGTGAAGCTGGCTGCTGAGGACATACAAGTCAACAAGGCTTATGGTCTATTTGTGGCCTTCTCTATCCTGGGATTTGATGTCATCTTGATCCTATTGTCCTATGTTCGGATCTTTATTGCCGTCTTCCATCTCCCCCAGAAGGAGGCTCGGCTCAAGGCCTTCAACACGTGTATTGcccatatttttgtctttttggaaTTCTACATTCTtgccttcttctcttttttcactcACAGATTTGGGTTCCCCATCCCCCCCTATGTTCACATACTTCTTTCCAACCTCTATCTGTTAGTTCCACCTCTTCTTAACCCCATTGTATATGGGATAAAGACTAAGGAGATCAGGGATCAGGTGATCAAGCTAGTCATTTTCAAGAACCAAGCCTAA